Genomic window (Bacteroidota bacterium):
ATAGTGTTGCTTTGGTAAAATCACCCAATTCTTTTCAAATGGATTTAGGAGAGTTTCTAAATGAGAAAAAAACAGGTAGATCGCTGGCCAATGACAGCTTATTGTCTAAATATATGAATACTGCTGCTACAATTCTTTAAAAACCTGCTTATTCACAAACAAAATTGCTTTAGCTGTTTGAGGATTAAAAGAAATTGTAAATTTGGAGGTAAAAGCAGGCAGAATGATTATCAAAAACTTATCTGAGCAGAACTCTCTCGTGAAACAATTTCTGGCTGAGATCAGAAATGTGGACATTCAAAAAGATAGTTTGCGTTTTCGTAGAAATGTGGAACGAATAGGCGAAATAATGGCTTATGAAATATCCAAAACATTGGGATTTAAAGAAACTGATATTCAAACTCCACTGGGGATAAAACCTACTTCCGTTCTAAGTGACAAAATTGTAGTAGCCTCTATTTTACGAGCCGGATTACCTTTTCATCAGGGATTTTTGAATTATTTTGATCAGGCTGAAAATGCATATATCGCAGCCTATAGAAAACATACAGTTGGAGATGAATTTGAAATTAGTTTGGATTACATTTCAACACCTGATTTAACCGATAAAGTATTGTTATTGGTTGATCCTATGCTGGCCACTGCCTGGTCGATGGAAAAAGTATATAAAGCCATTCTGAAATATGGGAAACCAGCTCAGGTTCATCTGGCAGCAGTTATTTCAGCACAACCCGGTTTAGAATACATTCAAAAAGAATTTGCTGGAGAAAATATCACCTTATGGACTGCTGATATTGATCCTGAGCTTGATTCCAAATCCTACATTATTCCCGGATTAGGAGATGCTGGAGATTTGGCTTTTGGGGAGAAGTTGTAATTAATCTGAACCACTTTGTTCTTTCAAGAGTATAGCGAAGTGACTTTTGGATCTTTTGGAGGATGCATCTTTCAGGTAATAAAGTCTCAGCAGTGCTGAGAGAAATAAATCCTATAGCAAATCAAGCCCCCATTGTTTTTTCAAGAGTTTAGCGAAGCGACTCTTGGAACTTTCGTTAAACAAATTTTCCTGCTTTATACTGCAAAGACAGAAATCTTTCTTTTATTGGTTCTCTCATTCACCCTTCGGAAGACTTGCGAGAACAGGGAACAGGGTAAAATCCTGACTCCCCATCACCAAAGCCATTTCTACAGACTCAGGATACTTAGGGGCTACGCTTCTTTATCTATATTAAAGCCAATTTGCTTTCTGTCTACTTGTTCCGATTGTTGTCTTTTGGTTTCCTCAAACTGCTTAATGTATTCAAAGATCAACATGATTTTATCATCTTGCTCAAGATCTTTCTTTTCAAGCTCTTCTATTTTTTCCAGTATTTCTTGATGGGATGAGAGCATATTATGCATTTTAACAAAGATTTCAATAATCCTGTTACCCATCAAAATCGCCCTGTCTGAGTTCAAGACATTGG
Coding sequences:
- the upp gene encoding uracil phosphoribosyltransferase, with the translated sequence MIIKNLSEQNSLVKQFLAEIRNVDIQKDSLRFRRNVERIGEIMAYEISKTLGFKETDIQTPLGIKPTSVLSDKIVVASILRAGLPFHQGFLNYFDQAENAYIAAYRKHTVGDEFEISLDYISTPDLTDKVLLLVDPMLATAWSMEKVYKAILKYGKPAQVHLAAVISAQPGLEYIQKEFAGENITLWTADIDPELDSKSYIIPGLGDAGDLAFGEKL